A window of the Brassica napus cultivar Da-Ae chromosome A2, Da-Ae, whole genome shotgun sequence genome harbors these coding sequences:
- the LOC106409611 gene encoding uncharacterized protein LOC106409611: MKTSHTAFLISILLLASFSSLTHGLLLNGLQIGAVRVNGVLFCSLDGNLRGNSPPLSGAIVQLSCAGSQTNLGQALTNPAGAFVVLVRILDTILFDPSSCFVRVNLPVATCSVFPPDGALTASINLVNIVQTAILNIANFTTGPFVSSVL; the protein is encoded by the coding sequence atgaaGACATCCCACACTGCTTTCCTAATCTCCATCCTTCTCTTAGCTTCATTTTCATCCCTCACTCACGGACTCTTACTTAACGGTCTCCAGATCGGTGCTGTCAGAGTTAACGGCGTCCTGTTCTGTTCCCTTGACGGCAACCTCAGGGGAAACAGTCCTCCGTTATCCGGAGCCATTGTCCAGCTATCGTGCGCCGGGTCTCAAACCAATCTTGGCCAAGCTTTGACTAATCCCGCCGGAGCCTTCGTCGTCTTGGTGAGGATTCTTGACACTATCCTCTTTGACCCTTCCTCATGCTTCGTCAGGGTTAATCTCCCTGTTGCCACGTGTTCAGTTTTCCCGCCGGACGGTGCCCTCACCGCCTCCATAAACCTAGTCAATATCGTTCAGACCGCTATTCTCAACATAGCCAACTTCACCACCGGCCCTTTCGTCAGCTCCGTCCTTTGA